A single genomic interval of Candidatus Poribacteria bacterium harbors:
- a CDS encoding DUF4159 domain-containing protein, whose translation MSAKRTSGALMTSLVLHAVIAFIAGIYLVTQTEQFKDLVGAEVLQPKEPPKPKVRKPVVKPVIKPTVPTQNTVVVEQVQVQPRVTTAFVAKSNFQPQTVLEFSNQTVKVEAPINPNVPRVVTPNAPVPTVVTHADLPVSDAPGALAFSAPVATAPSAGPANIGRGVAGSVVQVKVAFERPPGLAMVENVGAARDALGDVVENITLGNVEVPPLPRGEPGGRVIGKGKDIRGVFRFTRIRHSLSDWWADASSLNALTKWLNERTKIKTDMNVEGGALKLTDANLFKTPFVFMTGHDPSLTRSRNLLGRQYGGGKMDSRLTETEAAGMRRYLVEKGGFLVFDDCGVNAPAQAMIRLFLAQMRYVMPEYQIERIANEHEIYDNFYEMGGPPVGYDIFWWGTRPPKRNYLEGISVGEKLSVIVVRRDYMCAMESVSLPTRSVHYSPGVYRFMTNVVVYALTHGQISDYSGYVPEDTLAKKELPTSAPEAAKVGGFE comes from the coding sequence ATGAGTGCAAAAAGAACCTCAGGTGCCTTGATGACTTCATTGGTACTTCACGCGGTCATAGCGTTCATTGCTGGCATTTATCTTGTCACGCAAACTGAACAGTTCAAAGATCTCGTGGGTGCTGAAGTGCTCCAACCCAAGGAGCCACCGAAGCCTAAGGTCCGGAAACCTGTTGTAAAACCTGTTATTAAGCCGACGGTTCCAACACAGAACACCGTTGTCGTTGAACAGGTTCAAGTACAACCCCGTGTAACGACTGCGTTTGTGGCTAAATCGAATTTCCAACCGCAGACGGTACTCGAATTTTCAAACCAAACCGTCAAAGTGGAAGCACCGATTAATCCGAATGTACCGAGAGTGGTTACGCCGAACGCACCCGTGCCGACAGTTGTAACACACGCGGATCTACCTGTTTCGGATGCCCCCGGTGCCTTGGCGTTCTCCGCACCCGTCGCAACCGCACCCTCCGCTGGACCGGCGAACATCGGTCGCGGTGTCGCAGGCAGCGTCGTGCAGGTGAAAGTCGCTTTTGAACGTCCACCCGGACTCGCAATGGTTGAAAACGTCGGTGCCGCACGCGATGCGCTCGGTGATGTCGTTGAAAACATCACCCTCGGTAACGTTGAAGTCCCACCCCTGCCCAGAGGCGAACCCGGTGGACGCGTTATCGGTAAAGGTAAGGACATCCGCGGCGTCTTCCGTTTCACACGGATCCGCCACAGTCTCTCTGACTGGTGGGCTGATGCTTCTTCCCTCAACGCATTGACGAAATGGCTCAATGAGCGGACGAAAATCAAAACCGACATGAACGTTGAAGGTGGCGCATTGAAACTTACCGATGCCAACCTCTTCAAAACACCCTTCGTCTTTATGACAGGACACGATCCGTCACTCACCCGTTCTCGTAACTTGCTCGGACGGCAGTATGGTGGCGGTAAAATGGATAGCCGTCTCACTGAGACGGAAGCCGCGGGTATGCGTCGCTATCTCGTTGAAAAAGGTGGATTCCTCGTCTTTGATGACTGCGGTGTGAACGCCCCTGCGCAAGCGATGATTCGTCTTTTCCTCGCACAGATGCGTTACGTCATGCCTGAGTATCAGATTGAACGTATTGCGAACGAGCACGAAATTTACGATAACTTCTATGAAATGGGTGGTCCCCCTGTCGGATACGACATCTTCTGGTGGGGCACACGTCCGCCGAAACGGAACTATCTCGAAGGTATCTCCGTCGGTGAAAAATTGTCGGTTATCGTTGTCCGTCGTGACTACATGTGCGCAATGGAGTCTGTCAGTCTCCCGACGCGGAGTGTCCACTATTCACCCGGTGTCTATCGTTTCATGACGAACGTTGTGGTGTATGCGTTGACGCACGGTCAGATTTCTGACTACTCCGGTTATGTGCCTGAAGATACGTTAGCCAAGAAGGAACTTCCGACGAGCGCGCCTGAAGCTGCGAAGGTCGGCGGTTTCGAGTAG